The proteins below come from a single Limnobaculum xujianqingii genomic window:
- a CDS encoding DUF465 domain-containing protein, whose translation MFPEYRDLITQLKTTHPRFHSLFDKHNDLDHEILRLQAQSGNSLNDKIATLKKEKLRLKDELYRILREESEARA comes from the coding sequence ATGTTTCCAGAGTACCGTGATTTAATCACTCAGCTTAAAACAACCCACCCTCGTTTCCATTCATTGTTTGATAAACATAACGACCTCGACCACGAAATCCTGCGTTTACAAGCCCAGAGTGGAAATAGTCTTAACGACAAAATAGCCACCTTAAAGAAGGAAAAACTACGCCTTAAAGATGAGCTATACCGCATTTTACGAGAGGAGTCTGAGGCTAGAGCCTGA
- a CDS encoding DinI-like family protein produces MQVEISIRKEDPLPGGAEAALKEELEKRLLCHFADVRVRVRRGSANDVTVLGGMKTDKELVTEILQQTWESAEDWFEAYQ; encoded by the coding sequence ATGCAAGTTGAAATTTCTATTCGCAAAGAAGATCCGTTACCGGGTGGAGCAGAAGCCGCATTAAAAGAAGAGCTGGAAAAACGTCTGCTGTGCCATTTTGCCGATGTTCGCGTCAGAGTTCGGCGTGGTAGCGCTAACGATGTGACCGTATTGGGCGGTATGAAAACCGATAAAGAGCTGGTTACTGAAATACTACAACAAACCTGGGAAAGTGCAGAAGACTGGTTTGAAGCCTATCAGTAA
- the gyrA gene encoding DNA topoisomerase (ATP-hydrolyzing) subunit A, producing MSDLAREIMPVNIEDELKNSYLDYAMSVIVGRALPDVRDGLKPVHRRVLFAMNVLGNDWNKPYKKSARVVGDVIGKYHPHGDSAVYDTIVRMAQPFSLRYMLVDGQGNFGSIDGDSAAAMRYTEIRMSKMAHDLLADLDKETVDFGPNYDGTEQIPTVLPTRIPNLLVNGSSGIAVGMATNIPPHNLVEVINGCLAFIEDENISLEGLMEHIPGPDFPTAAIINGRRGIEEAYRTGRGKIYIRARAEIEVDEKSGRETILVHEIPYQVNKARLIEKIAELVKDKKVEGISALRDESDKDGMRVVIEVKRDAVAEVVLNNLYSQTQLQVTFGINMVALHQGQPKLLGLKEMLEAFVRHRREVVTRRTIFELRKARERAHILEGLAIALANIDPIIELIRAAATPADAKMGLLARPWELGNVASMLERAGNDAARPEWLEPEYGIRDGKYYLTEQQAQAILELRLHRLTGLEHEKLLDEYKELLTQIAALLFILESPERLMEVIREELEAIRDQYNDPRRTEITANTADINIEDLITQEDVVVTLSHQGYVKYQPLSDYEAQRRGGKGKSAARIKEEDFIERLLVANTHDTILCFSSRGRLYWLKVYQLPEASRGARGRPIINILPLEQDERITAILPVREYEAGLNVFMATANGTVKKTQLTEFSRPRSAGIIAVNLNEGDELIGVDLTDGTNEIMLFSAEGKVVRFLEEEKLEDGTIKGVRPMGRTAAGVRGIKLSDDDRVVSLIVPRGEGEILTVTQNGYGKRTGLSDYPTKSRATQGVISIKVSERNGRVVGAVQVDQCDQIMMITDAGTLVRTRVSEVSVVGRNTHGVTLIRTAEDENVVGLQRVVEPEEDDDESICGDENTEEMQNQPSDTDDADTTPESDEE from the coding sequence ATGAGCGACCTTGCCAGAGAAATTATGCCGGTCAACATCGAAGATGAGCTTAAAAACTCATATCTTGATTATGCGATGTCTGTAATTGTTGGACGCGCATTACCTGATGTTCGAGACGGCCTGAAGCCAGTACACCGCCGCGTATTGTTCGCTATGAACGTGCTTGGTAATGACTGGAACAAACCATATAAAAAATCGGCGCGTGTAGTTGGCGACGTAATCGGTAAATACCACCCACATGGAGATAGCGCGGTCTACGATACCATTGTTCGTATGGCCCAGCCGTTCTCATTGCGCTATATGCTGGTTGATGGTCAGGGGAACTTCGGTTCTATTGACGGTGACTCAGCGGCGGCGATGCGTTATACCGAAATTCGTATGTCTAAAATGGCTCACGACCTGTTGGCGGATCTGGATAAAGAGACCGTTGACTTTGGGCCTAACTACGACGGAACAGAACAAATCCCCACGGTATTACCAACCAGAATTCCTAACCTGCTGGTTAACGGTTCTTCTGGTATCGCCGTTGGTATGGCAACCAACATACCACCTCATAACCTGGTGGAAGTAATCAATGGTTGTCTGGCCTTTATTGAGGATGAAAATATCAGTCTTGAAGGGCTGATGGAACACATCCCTGGTCCTGACTTCCCGACGGCAGCCATCATCAATGGTCGTCGCGGCATCGAAGAAGCCTACAGAACCGGCCGTGGTAAAATTTATATTCGCGCTCGTGCAGAAATCGAAGTTGATGAAAAAAGCGGTCGCGAAACCATTCTTGTTCACGAAATTCCTTATCAAGTGAACAAAGCCCGGTTAATTGAAAAAATTGCTGAGCTGGTAAAAGATAAGAAAGTTGAGGGTATCAGCGCACTACGCGACGAATCTGATAAAGATGGTATGCGTGTTGTGATTGAAGTTAAGCGCGACGCAGTAGCGGAAGTGGTGTTGAATAACCTGTATTCCCAAACTCAACTTCAGGTTACGTTTGGCATCAACATGGTGGCACTCCATCAGGGACAACCAAAGTTGTTGGGCCTGAAAGAGATGCTGGAGGCGTTTGTTCGTCACCGCCGTGAAGTCGTTACCCGCCGGACTATTTTTGAACTGCGTAAAGCGCGTGAACGTGCTCATATTTTGGAAGGTCTGGCTATCGCATTAGCTAACATCGATCCAATTATTGAGCTGATCCGTGCGGCGGCAACACCAGCCGATGCGAAAATGGGCTTGTTAGCTCGCCCATGGGAACTGGGCAACGTAGCCTCAATGCTTGAGCGCGCTGGTAACGATGCAGCTCGTCCTGAGTGGCTGGAGCCAGAGTATGGCATTCGCGATGGTAAATATTATCTGACCGAACAGCAGGCTCAGGCGATCCTTGAGTTACGTTTACACCGCCTGACTGGCCTTGAGCATGAAAAACTGCTGGATGAGTATAAAGAGCTGCTGACACAAATTGCTGCGCTGCTGTTTATTCTTGAAAGCCCGGAACGTTTGATGGAAGTTATCCGTGAAGAGCTTGAAGCGATTCGCGATCAGTATAACGATCCTCGCCGTACTGAAATTACTGCTAATACCGCCGATATCAATATTGAAGACCTGATTACTCAGGAAGATGTGGTTGTTACCTTATCCCATCAGGGATATGTGAAGTATCAGCCGTTATCTGACTATGAAGCTCAGCGTCGTGGTGGTAAAGGTAAGTCAGCAGCACGTATTAAAGAAGAAGACTTTATTGAACGTCTGTTGGTGGCTAACACCCATGACACTATTCTGTGCTTCTCCAGTCGTGGTCGCCTGTATTGGTTGAAAGTTTATCAATTGCCAGAAGCCAGCCGTGGTGCTCGTGGTCGTCCTATCATTAATATTCTGCCGCTGGAACAGGATGAACGTATTACGGCTATTCTACCAGTACGCGAATATGAAGCCGGTCTGAATGTCTTTATGGCTACCGCCAACGGTACCGTGAAGAAAACTCAGCTGACCGAATTTAGCCGCCCACGCAGTGCCGGTATTATTGCCGTCAATCTGAATGAGGGTGATGAGCTGATTGGTGTTGATTTAACTGACGGCACTAATGAGATCATGCTGTTCTCAGCAGAAGGGAAGGTTGTTCGCTTCCTGGAAGAAGAGAAACTGGAAGATGGCACCATTAAAGGTGTGCGCCCAATGGGTCGTACCGCTGCTGGTGTACGTGGTATCAAACTAAGTGATGACGATCGCGTTGTTTCGCTGATTGTTCCACGTGGTGAGGGTGAAATCCTGACCGTAACGCAAAACGGTTACGGTAAACGTACCGGATTGTCTGATTATCCTACCAAATCTCGTGCGACTCAGGGCGTAATCTCCATTAAGGTGAGTGAACGTAATGGTCGTGTCGTTGGTGCGGTTCAGGTTGATCAGTGCGATCAGATTATGATGATCACCGATGCCGGTACGCTGGTTCGTACTCGCGTATCAGAAGTCAGCGTAGTGGGTCGTAATACTCATGGTGTTACTCTGATTCGTACCGCAGAAGACGAGAATGTTGTTGGCTTGCAGCGTGTTGTTGAGCCGGAAGAAGATGATGATGAAAGCATTTGCGGTGATGAAAACACCGAAGAGATGCAAAATCAGCCATCGGATACGGATGATGCAGACACAACACCGGAGTCTGATGAAGAATAA
- the ubiG gene encoding bifunctional 2-polyprenyl-6-hydroxyphenol methylase/3-demethylubiquinol 3-O-methyltransferase UbiG, protein MHSSENVDQKEIAKFEAVASRWWDLEGEFKPLHQINPLRLDYIQQRADGIFGKRILDVGCGGGILSESMAKEGANVTGLDMGSEPLLVARLHAIESGVPVEYVQETVEAHALENQGHYDIVTCMEMLEHVPDPASVIRACAKLVKPGGHVFFSTINRNTKAWLMLVVGAEYVMNMVPKGTHDANKFIRPSELISWVDSTTLRDRHITGLHYNPLLQTFKLGGSVDVNYMLHCTNDSGV, encoded by the coding sequence ATGCACTCATCAGAAAACGTTGACCAGAAAGAGATTGCTAAATTTGAAGCGGTAGCTTCACGCTGGTGGGATCTTGAAGGTGAATTTAAGCCCCTTCACCAAATTAACCCATTGCGTCTGGACTACATTCAACAACGCGCGGATGGAATCTTTGGTAAAAGAATTCTCGATGTTGGCTGCGGCGGCGGTATTCTCTCTGAAAGTATGGCTAAAGAAGGTGCTAACGTTACTGGTTTAGATATGGGTTCGGAACCGCTGTTAGTGGCCCGCCTGCACGCAATAGAAAGCGGTGTTCCTGTCGAGTATGTTCAGGAAACTGTTGAGGCTCATGCCCTGGAAAATCAGGGACATTACGACATTGTGACCTGTATGGAGATGCTGGAGCATGTGCCCGACCCCGCCTCGGTTATTCGTGCTTGTGCAAAGCTGGTTAAGCCGGGTGGTCATGTGTTTTTCTCAACCATTAATCGCAATACTAAAGCCTGGTTAATGCTGGTTGTAGGCGCTGAATATGTGATGAATATGGTGCCAAAAGGAACCCATGATGCCAATAAGTTCATTCGCCCTTCAGAGTTGATTAGCTGGGTTGACAGCACCACTCTTCGCGATCGTCATATTACCGGACTTCACTATAACCCACTATTACAAACCTTTAAGTTGGGTGGTAGCGTCGATGTAAACTATATGTTGCACTGCACCAATGATTCCGGGGTATAA
- the nrdA gene encoding class 1a ribonucleoside-diphosphate reductase subunit alpha — MNQSLLVTKRDGRKERINLDKIHRVIDWAAEGLHNVSVSQVELRSHIQFYDGIRTSDIHETIIRAAADLISRDSPDYQYLAARLAIFHLRKKAYGQFEPPALYAHVKNMVEQGKYDKHLMEDYTQEEFEQMNDFIDHWRDMNFSYAAVKQLEGKYLVQNRVTGEVYESAQFLYILVAACLFSRYPRETRLDYVKRFYDAISTFKISLPTPIMAGVRTPTRQFSSCVLIECGDSLDSINATASAIVKYVSQRAGIGINAGRIRAQGSPIRNGEAFHTGCIPFYKHFQTAVKSCSQGGVRGGAATVFYPLWHLEVESLLVLRNNRGVEENRVRHMDYGVQLNKLMYQRLVKNESITLFSPSDVPGLYDAFFADQDEFEHLYVKYEADSSIRQRQVKAVELFSLMMQERASTGRIYIQNVDHCNTHSPFDPAVAPVRQSNLCLEIALPTKPLNDINDENGEIALCTLSAFNLGVIDSLDELEELATLAVRSLDALLDYQDYPILAAKLGSMGRRTLGIGVINYAYYLAKNGVRYSDGSANGLTHRAFEAIQYYLLKASNELAREQGPCPWFDQTRYAQGILPIDNYKKDLDSLCNEPLRYDWEALRQSIKTHGLRNSTLSALMPSETSSQISNATNGIEPPRGYISIKASKDGILRQVVPDYEKLNNRYELLWDLPNNDGYLHLVGLMQKFIDQSISANTNYDPTRFPGGKVPMKQLLKDLLTAYKYGVKTLYYQNTRDGAEDSQEDLLPAKQEDDGCESGACKI, encoded by the coding sequence ATGAATCAAAGTCTATTAGTCACTAAACGCGATGGTCGCAAGGAACGAATTAATCTCGATAAAATTCATCGGGTCATTGATTGGGCTGCAGAAGGTCTGCACAACGTCTCCGTTTCTCAGGTTGAGCTTCGTTCACACATTCAGTTTTACGATGGTATCCGAACCTCTGACATCCATGAGACGATTATCCGTGCTGCTGCGGACTTAATTTCGCGTGATTCTCCGGACTATCAATATTTAGCAGCCCGCCTGGCTATCTTCCATTTGCGTAAGAAAGCCTACGGTCAGTTTGAACCACCTGCGCTTTATGCTCATGTTAAGAACATGGTTGAGCAAGGAAAATATGATAAGCATCTGATGGAAGATTACACTCAGGAAGAGTTTGAGCAGATGAATGACTTCATTGACCACTGGCGTGATATGAACTTCTCCTATGCGGCGGTTAAACAGCTGGAAGGTAAATATCTGGTACAAAACCGCGTTACCGGTGAAGTTTATGAAAGTGCTCAGTTCCTTTATATTTTAGTGGCTGCTTGCCTGTTCTCCCGCTATCCGCGTGAAACTCGCCTTGATTACGTTAAGCGTTTTTATGATGCGATTTCCACCTTTAAAATTTCACTACCTACGCCAATTATGGCAGGGGTTCGTACCCCTACCCGTCAATTCAGCTCCTGCGTATTGATTGAGTGCGGTGATAGTCTGGATTCCATTAACGCCACCGCCAGTGCCATTGTGAAATACGTTTCTCAACGCGCCGGTATCGGGATTAATGCGGGACGTATTCGCGCTCAGGGTAGCCCAATCCGTAATGGTGAAGCCTTCCATACGGGTTGTATTCCGTTCTACAAGCACTTCCAGACCGCAGTTAAATCCTGTTCTCAGGGTGGCGTGCGCGGTGGAGCAGCAACAGTATTTTATCCACTATGGCATTTAGAAGTGGAAAGCCTGCTGGTATTAAGAAACAACCGCGGCGTTGAAGAGAACCGTGTTCGTCATATGGACTATGGCGTTCAGTTAAACAAACTGATGTATCAACGTCTGGTGAAGAACGAAAGCATTACTCTGTTCAGCCCATCTGATGTACCAGGGCTGTATGATGCCTTCTTCGCCGATCAGGACGAATTTGAGCATCTGTATGTCAAATATGAAGCGGATTCGTCCATTCGTCAGCGTCAGGTTAAAGCCGTAGAACTGTTCTCTCTGATGATGCAGGAACGTGCTTCAACCGGTCGTATCTACATCCAAAACGTTGACCACTGTAATACCCATAGCCCGTTTGATCCGGCGGTGGCTCCTGTACGCCAGTCAAACCTGTGTCTGGAAATTGCGCTGCCAACCAAACCGCTGAACGACATTAACGATGAAAACGGTGAGATTGCCCTTTGTACGCTGTCTGCCTTTAACCTGGGTGTGATTGACAGTCTGGACGAGTTAGAAGAGCTGGCAACGCTGGCGGTACGCTCTCTGGATGCGCTGCTGGATTATCAGGATTATCCGATTCTGGCCGCTAAACTAGGCTCAATGGGTCGTCGTACTCTGGGTATTGGCGTAATTAACTATGCCTATTATCTGGCGAAGAATGGAGTTCGTTATTCCGACGGTAGCGCAAACGGCCTGACTCACAGAGCCTTTGAAGCTATTCAGTACTATTTGTTGAAAGCCTCTAATGAGCTGGCCCGTGAACAAGGCCCATGCCCGTGGTTTGATCAAACGCGTTATGCCCAGGGCATTCTGCCAATTGATAACTACAAGAAGGATCTGGACTCCCTGTGTAATGAGCCCCTGCGCTATGACTGGGAAGCATTACGCCAGAGCATCAAAACTCACGGCCTGCGTAACTCCACGTTATCAGCCCTGATGCCTTCTGAGACTTCATCGCAAATCTCCAATGCTACCAATGGCATTGAGCCACCGCGTGGCTACATCAGTATCAAAGCATCCAAAGACGGTATTTTACGTCAGGTGGTTCCTGACTATGAAAAACTGAACAATCGCTATGAGCTGCTATGGGACTTGCCAAACAACGATGGCTACTTACATCTGGTTGGTTTAATGCAGAAATTTATCGATCAGTCGATTTCTGCTAACACCAACTATGACCCAACCCGTTTCCCGGGTGGCAAAGTACCAATGAAGCAACTGCTGAAAGATCTACTGACAGCCTATAAATACGGCGTGAAAACCCTCTATTACCAAAACACCCGTGATGGTGCCGAGGATTCTCAGGAAGATTTATTACCAGCCAAGCAAGAAGATGATGGCTGCGAAAGCGGCGCATGTAAGATTTAA